From the genome of Hymenobacter gelipurpurascens:
TACCACCTGCGGTTCCTGCTCCGAGAGGTGGCCTAGCGCTCCGCCCCAGTCGCCGGGCAACTGGGCAGGGCGCTGCCCCAGCAGTTGGGCCGCCGAGAGGCCTAGCATCCGCTCGGCGGCCGGGTTCACCCCCTCAATCCGACCATCGAAGGTGAGCAGAAGTACCCCGGCGGGCGAGGCCTGAATCAGGCTTTCGAGCAGATAGCTTTTCTCGTGCTGGGTTATGCGCTCCTTGCGCAGCTCATCAATCATGTGGTTATACACGTCAATTAGCCGGTCCATTTCCCGCTGACCTACCGGCACAAACTTCATGGAGAAATCCTTGGCCCGAATGGCTTCCGTGCCTGCCGCAATCAGCTGAAAAGGCCGCACGAAGCCGCGGTACAGCTGCACCGTGAAAATGATGCTGATGAGCAGCAGTGCTTCCAGCCCTACAAACAGCGGCGCGTTCGTGCGCATCACCTGCCCCGCCAGCACAATCAGCACCGCGTGAATGATGGCTACGAACAGGATAAACTTTACGCGGAGAGACATGGAGGGAAATAGGTGCTATAACTCTTAAACCAAAGAAAGTCATGCATCATCTGGCATCTACCAAATGACGCATGACCGTCGGTTTTCTGGTCGCCTATTCCACATCAAATGGAATAGCGTATTTCTCCAGCCTTCGATACAGGGCGCCCCGGCTGAGGCCTAGCGCTTTTGCTACGCGGCTGATGTTGCCGCTGTAGTGCTCCAGCGTGCGCCGGATCATCTGGGCCTCCAGCTCGTCGAGGGTGATGGTGCCGGGCTCGGGCAGTTCGCCGGGTTCGGGCTGGCGCACGGGTACGCGCTGAAATTGGGCCTGGAAGTCTTCAGGGCCCAGCTCGTCTTTGCCAGAAACCAGCACGGCGCGCTCTACCAGGTTTTTCAGCTCCCGAATATTGCCGGGCAGCGGCTGCTCTTGCAGCCAATGTTGGGCGCGGGTGCTCACTTTCAGGGAAGCCTTGTTGTAGGTGGCGCGTAGGCCATCCACGAAATGCTGCACCAGCAGCGGAATATCCTGGGGCCGCTCGCGCAGGGCGGGCAGGCGCACCGTAATCAGGTTGATGCGGTAGAACAGATCCTCGCGGAAACGGCCTTGCTGCACCATCTCGGCCAGGTTGCGGTTAGTGGCGCAAATCACGCGGATATCGAGGCGGCGGGGCTTGCTGTCGCCGAGCACTTCGTAGGTGCGGTCCTGGAGTACGCGCAGCAGCTTCACCTGGCTTCCCATGTCCAGCTCCCCTATCTCATCCAGAAAAATGGTGCCGCCGTTGGCCAGCTCGAAACGGCCCTGGCGGTCGGTTTTGGCATCGGTAAAAGCACCGCGCCGGTGACCGAACATCTCGCTTTCAAACAAGGAAGACGAAATTCCGCCCAGGTTCACTTTCACAAATGGCTGGCGGCGGCGCTGGCTGTTTTGGTGGATAGCCTCCGCAATCAACTCCTTGCCCGTACCCGATTCGCCTTCAATCAGCACGGAGGCATCGGTGGCGGCTACCTGGCCTACGCTGCGCAACACATGCAGCAAGCGCGCATCCTGGCCCACAATATCCCGGAAGTTATACTGCTTATCGAGCTGGCGGCGGCTGAGGGCGGCGGGGTCGGTTTCGGGGGCGGCTTCGCTCAGGCTCAGGATGGTCCGGATGGTTTGCAGCAGGGAGTCGTTGTGCCAGGGCTTGGTCACGAACTCCGCAGCGCCGGCCTTCATGCCTTCTACGGCCAGGGATATGGAGCCCCAGCCGGTAATCAGAATCACGGGCACCTGCGGCGTCAGCTGCTTTACCTGGCCTAGCAGCCGCAAGCCATCCTGGCCGGAGGTATCCAGGGAATAATTCATATCCATCAGC
Proteins encoded in this window:
- a CDS encoding sigma-54-dependent transcriptional regulator; this encodes MILIVDDDIAVRTSLGLLLKQAGYPAKGVATPEEALHEVQEATPRLVLMDMNYSLDTSGQDGLRLLGQVKQLTPQVPVILITGWGSISLAVEGMKAGAAEFVTKPWHNDSLLQTIRTILSLSEAAPETDPAALSRRQLDKQYNFRDIVGQDARLLHVLRSVGQVAATDASVLIEGESGTGKELIAEAIHQNSQRRRQPFVKVNLGGISSSLFESEMFGHRRGAFTDAKTDRQGRFELANGGTIFLDEIGELDMGSQVKLLRVLQDRTYEVLGDSKPRRLDIRVICATNRNLAEMVQQGRFREDLFYRINLITVRLPALRERPQDIPLLVQHFVDGLRATYNKASLKVSTRAQHWLQEQPLPGNIRELKNLVERAVLVSGKDELGPEDFQAQFQRVPVRQPEPGELPEPGTITLDELEAQMIRRTLEHYSGNISRVAKALGLSRGALYRRLEKYAIPFDVE